A single Lactuca sativa cultivar Salinas chromosome 8, Lsat_Salinas_v11, whole genome shotgun sequence DNA region contains:
- the LOC111881052 gene encoding uncharacterized protein LOC111881052 yields the protein MSLSCKGTYDVIFHVYIPAELLNVYVRKSNLFAKEFNIIKMGKNMQHKDPPNMQLQTANSGGINKIFHALNRRHRWQNVRKTLPDKRKGSGKHIIELPKINVDVVRSKIFQICADGETIEHVATTSQARQVQGNHKKNKSEIENSGTEAGPLTSKASKKFRIRSLISDEMIKRRKKTSPRRRSPSPTRSPSKRNDKTPTKVTQNNCESPSTMKKRKCNICAAMLTVSYLRQKAQAYEHQKSLENRDQNQQRTSTDMLRKSSNGRKKGLTKSFSFPILRGLTKRKDSEIEELKSNLRACKDKETTKEKFILPMNQWKDDTLFPKPMLTRPASFKSPSSRSQKENHQTTNQSKTLRQKIGRVMKENKESRDSRESRKKEKRRILMDAVFHKIPYGRRNSKDPKKVSPEKIKSNSTTSSTGSHRMAVVDNANLKKNASTGEAMSKYRKLLSQTSIREDKGHINDHKPRLCVAGDVSSGTNERKTLKNIHSLPAISPSDFTQNQEFPVKTEMETQQSIVNAIVDDQKSLDHYAFTAKLSVPTPAIQNLVKETKLIDKHGTVGKNSGLGLSTSDHQEKNDPQKEHSSAVETATKQTKLHEEDEVVDGNPGLSTSDHLEKINHQKESTAAIESEVKETKLVEKDEHVDEKLVMGLNSSDIHEKIDHKKETTAAEETELVDRDDDDVKENVGVSLNTSDHQEYIDNQMGSSAANESETNETSLIEKDKLDIEDNLDESLNSSVHEEKTDNLKEATKESPEIEVEQDKSFNEILGMFKTVEQNKLDEESEPTLQKLVIKGTTDDKDQGIDKDLEVGENTLDHDQENESSPLTSGPEVEELMQDSILESPSLIDIPQSPLEEFSDENQQYLFSIDDQPSTSDQPSIHNKRPNNEKPMGISAKSRVNDKMQRKGFLHLDLNSVKDNTEFQFVKEVMERSGFLDNEVLGEWYSSYQPIDPLLFEEVEATFLQTNNLEELDSMKDGEAAQKIINDHHLLLFDLINEALMEIHNKTCTFCPNPLIYGSKVRPMPVGYRVLEEVWDIVNMYLSWRQDLQPSLDDGVLSRDLQKGDGWMNLQADAEFVGIELEEMIADDLLDELVFDDLLM from the exons ATGTCTCTTTCTTGCAAAGGAACGTATGATGTCATTTTTCATGTGTATATTCCAGCGGAACTTCTGAATGTTTACGTTCGTAAAAGTAATCTGTTTGCAAAGGAGTTTAACATCATCAAAATGGGGAAGAACATGCAACATAAGGATCCACCAAACATGCAGTTACAGACTGCTAATTCGGGAGGTATTAATAAAATATTCCATGCACTTAATCGCCGTCACCGATGGCAAAACGTCCGGAAAACTCTTCCGGATAAACGGAAAGGTTCTGGAAAGCATATTATAG AGCTACCCAAAATTAACGTCGATGTGGTTCGTTCCAAAATATTCCAAATTTGTGCAGATGGGGAAACTATCGAACATGTAGCCACCACAAGTCAAGCACGTCAAGTGCAGGGTAATCATAAAAAGAACAAATCCGAA ataGAAAATTCAGGCACAGAAGCTGGCCCCTTGACATCTAAAGCCTCCAAGAAATTTCGAATAAGATCTCTGATCTCAGACGAAATGATCAAACGAAGGAAAAAAACTTCACCCCGTCGACGCTCTCCCTCCCCGACACGTTCCCCAAGTAAACGAAACGATAAAACTCCAACAAAAGTTACTCAAAATAATTGTGAGAGTCCATCAACCATGAAGAAAAGAAAGTGTAATATATGTGCTGCGATGTTAACTGTGAGTTATCTGAGACAAAAGGCGCAAGCATATGAGCACCAGAAAAGCTTGGAAAATCGAGATCAAAACCAACAACGTACTTCAACGGATATGTTACGGAAATCCTCAAATGGTCGCAAGAAAGGACTAACAAAGTCTTTTTCGTTCCCCATACTACGTGGATTAACGAAAAGAAAAGATTCCGAGATAGAAGAACTTAAAAGTAACTTGAGAGCTTGTAAAGATAAAGAAACTACCAAGGAGAAATTTATATTACCGATGAATCAATGGAAGGATGATACTCTGTTTCCAAAACCGATGCTAACTAGGCCAGCATCTTTCAAAAGCCCGTCTTCACGCTCACAAAAGGAGAACCACCAAACTACCAATCAATCCAAGACTCTTAGACAAAAGATAGGTAGAGTCATGAAAGAGAACAAAGAGAGTCGTGATAGTCGAGAGAGTCGAAAGAAGGAGAAGCGAAGGATTCTTATGGATGCAGTTTTTCACAAGATTCCTTATGGTAGAAGGAATTCGAAAGATCCTAAAAAAGTTAGCCCCGAAAAGATTAAAAGCAATTCCACCACTAGTAGCACAGGAAGTCATCGAATGGCTGTTGTTGACAACGCAAATCTTAAAAAAAATGCATCCACTGGTGAAGCAATGAGCAAATACCGAAAACTATTAAGCCAAACATCTATTAGAGAGGACAAAGGTCATATCAATGATCACAAACCAAGGTTGTGTGTAGCTGGAGATGTTTCTAGTGGCACAAATGAGAGAAAAACACTCAAAAACATTCACTCATTACCTGCTATTAGTCCCTCTGATTTCACCCAAAACCAAGAGTTTCCAGTTAAAACTGAAATGGAAACGCAGCAAAGTATCGTCAATGCAATTGTTGATGATCAAAAGTCGTTAGATCATTATGCATTTACAGCCAAACTATCTGTGCCTACTCCTGCTATACAAAATCTAGTCAAGGAAACCAAATTAATCGACAAACATGGGACAGTTGGTAAAAATTCTGGACTAGGTCTAAGTACTTCCGATCATCAAGAAAAGAACGACCCCCAAAAGGAGCATAGTTCAGCTGTTGAAACTGCAACAAAGCAAACAAAATTACATGAAGAAGATGAGGTCGTTGATGGAAATCCAGGTTTAAGTACTTCTGATCATCTAGAAAAGATCAACCACCAAAAGGAGTCTACTGCTGCCATTGAAAGTGAGGTCAAGGAAACCAAACTAGTTGAAAAAGATGAGCACGTAGATGAAAAACTTGTAATGGGTTTAAATTCTTCTGATATTCACGAAAAAATTGACCATAAAAAGGAGACTACTGCAGCCGAGGAAACTGAATTAGTTGACAGAGATGATGATGACGTTAAAGAAAATGTTGGAGTGAGTCTAAATACATCAGATCATCAAGAATATATCGATAACCAAATGGGGTCTAGTGCTGCTAATGAAAGTGAAACCAATGAAACCAGTTTAATTGAAAAGGATAAGCTGGACATTGAAGATAATCTTGATGAAAGTCTTAATAGTTCTGTTCATGAAGAAAAAACCGACAACCTAAAAGAGGCTACTAAAGAAAGTCCAGAAATTGAGGTTGAACAAGATAAGTCCTTTAATGAAATTCTTGGAATGTTCAAAACGGTTGAACAAAACAAACTAGACGAGGAGAGTGagcctactttacaaaaactagtGATCAAGGGCACAACAGATGACAAAGATCAGGGTATTGATAAAGACCTAGAAGTTGGCGAAAATACATTGGATCATGATCAAGAAAATGAAAGCTCACCATTAACCTCTGGTCCCGAGGTTGAAGAGTTGATGCAAGATTCAATACTTGAGTCACCTTCTCTAATTGACATACCACAATCTCCATTGGAAG AATTCTCTGATGAAAACCAACAATACTTGTTCTCTATTGATGATCAACCATCTACCTCAGACCAACCATCTATTCATAACAAAAGACCTAACAATGAAAAACCTATGGGCATTAGTGCAAAGAGTAGAGTGAATGATAAGATGCAAAGAAAAGGATTTTTACACTTGGATTTAAACTCAGTCAAGGACAACACCGAGTTCCAATTTGTTAAAGAGGTGATGGAGCGATCAGGTTTTCTTGACAATGAAGTTCTTGGAGAATGGTATTCTAGCTACCAACCAATTGATCCTTTATTATTTGAGGAAGTGGAAGCTACTTTCCTTCAAACAAACAATCTTGAAGAGCTGGATTCCATGAAGGATGGGGAAGCTGCTCAAAAGATCATCAACGACCATCATCTTCTTTTGTTTGATTTAATCAATGAGGCTTTAATGGAGATTCATAATAAAACGTGCACTTTTTGCCCAAATCCATTGATTTATGGTTCAAAGGTTCGCCCAATGCCTGTAGGATACCGTGTTCTGGAAGAGGTATGGGATATTGTTAATATGTACCTGAGTTGGAGACAAGATCTTCAACCGTCATTAGATGATGGAGTATTGAGCCGTGATTTGCAGAAAGGGGATGGTTGGATGAACCTCCAGGCTGATGCAGAGTTTGTAGgcattgaacttgaagagatgaTTGCTGATGATCTGTTAGATGAGCTTGTTTTTGATGATCTATTGATGTAA